In Homo sapiens chromosome 8, GRCh38.p14 Primary Assembly, the genomic window TGTAGGCATACTCAGTGGAGAGGAAGCTACCTATTCTATTCTAACTATTCTGAGGTCTTCCTGGAGAGGGATTGTTTTAGCAGCTCCTCTCCAGAGGGGGCTGGAAGTCCAGTTTCACCAATGACCAAGTTTTATTTCCTTGTCcttgttttagttttttcattttgttttcagtcCAGGTGCCTCGCAGCTCTTTTGGAATGGGCCAGCATTAGTCTAATTTTAAGCGCTATGTGTTTTGTACCCTTGCaaacttgctttctctttcttcttgctgTTGCCCTTTGAATGAAGCCTTGTGTGCTTGCATGATCAGACCCTGTAATAGGATGAATTTCCATGCACTTAACATGAAGAGATACAAAAAGAAtctagagagagatatatatttttaatgaaatagaagCTTGGCATAGAAACATTGATTTAGATGTTATGAGTTGCTGGCCAGAGATTCCTCAGATAAAAGAGCCTAGAAAATTGAGTTTTgagcgggcatggtggctcacgcctgtaatgccagtagtttgggaggctgaggcgggtggatcacctgaggtcaggagttcgagatcagcctggccaacatggtgaaaccccgcctctactaaaaaatatgcaaaattagccgggcgtggtggtgcaggcctgtaatcccagctactcagaggctgaggcaggagattcacttgaacccaggaggtggaggttgcagtgagccaagatcgcgccattgcactccagtcagggcaacaagagtgaaactccgtctcaaaatataaaagaaaattgagtGTCCCACCCAAATTTTAGGGCGTACCTCCTTCCATTTGATAAGAAGATGCTATTTCCAGTGTCCCTGGGAGAATTCTTCCATCCAGTTTATATGGTGAATTGCCACCAGCGTTCCCTAAAGGAAGAGAGAACTTAGCTTATTTCTGTCTGTGACTTTTATCAGCTAGATcagttaattgtatttttaaattaaaaattagtaactAGAGGAAGAGACTAAGAGAACTATTTTTACCTGAGTAAATGCTCTCCTCTTCTTGTGTCCAAATCTAATGCAGAGGTGAAAACACTTGATGAGAAAATCCTTTGTGGCTTGAGGGGAATCATGTTTCTTTCAGGACGTGTTGTTTCCCTGAAGTCTATGTCACACTGAGAACTTTTTCTGACTGCACTGCTTTGGAGCTATTCATTTAAATTGAGTTTGGCCTAGTTTTCCTGGTATAAAACAGGAAATCTACAttgttccctctttctctcccttccatcCCTTCCCCTGCCTTTCCTATACACGCTGGTGTGCTTTTGCCCTCAGAAATTCTTGGTTTGGGAGTTATGTATTTTTGAGTGATCGAGGTTATGACATACTTGGAGCGGCATGATTTCAAGAAGCCATTCCAAATTCTTATAGCTCCTTAGCTCTGGTTTTACTCTCGTATTTTCCCCAAGAAAATTTTTTGGCTATTCAAAGAAAGCACAAAATATGTGATGTGGAACTCATGAAAATAGGGACTTTTgatatctctttaaatattccCTGACTCACGGAAAAGATGTCCTCTTTTGgtgtatacattgtgaaaatCTACccatttatctctctctctctcttttcttttaaataaattatctgatAAGGccggcaaggtggctcacgcctgtaatcccagcactttgggaggccgaggcgagcggatcacgaggtcaggagatcgagaccgcggtgaaaccccgtctctactaaaaatacgaaaaaaaaattagccgggcgcagtggcaggcgcctgtagtcccagctacttgggaggctgcggcaggagaatggtgtgaacctgggaggcggagcttgcagtgagccaagatcgcgccactgcactccagcctgggcgacagagcaagactccatctcaaaaaaaaaattatctgatagGTTACTATTGCTAAATTAATTGGCCATTATAATAAGCTGATTTGTTTCTTATTCAGCAAGATCTCTTTTGAGAATGTGACAAATTAAACATACATAGAATCCATATGGTATTATCCTGATAAAGGGAAACGAGGACACTAAGACTGTCAAATGGAAATCTTCTTGTCAATTGGCAAACACTTGGGAATTCCACATTAGAgcattgcttgtttttaattttttttttttaatttttaaaagacagggtctcactctcttacccaggctagagtgcagtggtgtgatcatagttcatcATAACTTTGAAtctctgggcttaagcaatcctcccatgttagcttcccaagtagctaggactacagggttgtgctaccacgcctggctaatttttaatttttttttatctacagagcctggctatgttgcccaggctctctcaaactcctggcccaagtgatcctcctgccttggcctcctaaagtgttgggattacaggtgtgagccactgcacctagccagaaCATCGTTAATGTAGTTCAATATGAGATAAATTATTATCTTCAATGAAACAAGCTCTAAAAGCATTCCATTCCTAAATTGTATTTCAAACTTCctattttgttgatatttctTAACTTCTGGCCAGTTTTGGACCATAATCTTTTAATGTGAACCAAAGATGGTACGTATTTGACCAAAGCAGTtagttttaaatgtataaaattgaaccaaatggaaaaaatagGTTGGGGATGCAGTATAGATTAGTGACTAAGTGCATAGGCTCTGGAGTaaatctgagtttttttttttttaaaggaactaaaaaatgtactgcattttctttgtgGAATAAAAGCCTTGCCTGAGTTGTGCTATTTTCATAAGGCTTTTGAAGTGGTCTTGACCCACTGTGTGTAACAGTATTTCAGGTGGTCCTCCCCATGGCTGAATAATGCCATccattattctttaatttttatttttagaaacagtgtttcactctgtcacccaggctggagtgcagtggcctgatcatggctcactgcagcctggacctcctgggctcaagtgatcttcctgcctcacagcctcccaaagtactcagattataggtgtgagccaccacgcctggccaccatCTATTACTTTTGAAATCTTCAAAAGACTTGCTTACTCAATGTCAGCTGATGGTTGGTAAAAATAATTTGGCCTTTAGTGTTAAGTGAGACATCATAAGGGTATTGAGGTATACATTATGGAGATTGATGTCAGGTCAGAATATTGGAGTTATACATCTATTTCTGAGTTGAATACTCAGCTCCCACGAGAAAGAAAGTAGTTTTAAGGTCCAGCTTCTTAGTCTACTtgaagcaaattttttttcttttatatttctgaataTAAATATACTCTTATATGGGCTAAAAAGACCCCATGAATAAATAGCAGGTTCAGTAGTTGAGGAGTGGAGTTTAGTAGGTTTGTTTTCAGTATAAATTAGATAACATGTGGAGGTCACAGCATTTTGGAAATTGAGTGTCCCCAAGTGAGCTTTGTTTATAAACTTTCAAAATGTCGGAAGTGGACAGGTTTGTTAAATCTTGTCTGCCAGcacccttttcttcctttgttccttttcctctctgtgtTATTGCCTGCGGCAGCCAGTCCTTCATACTAGATAGAGTTCAGATAAAGCAAACGTTTGGCAAAAACATACTGTTTGACCTCCTCCCCCTCTGCTTATGAAGGGGTAGCATGATTCTGTGTTTTAAAGCAGTGATGTTTCAGCTGTGAAATGCACTCGCTGTAAGCTCTAGGCTGAGTGCATGGAAACTGTTACGCTTCTCATTTTATGTGATCTCCTAATTGGTATGtagcaaaaattttctaaaactgtTTTGTGGCTTGTTTTGTAATAAAACCATGTGAAATACTGAAATATGGTCATGTGTTTTCCTAATACTGACCTTCTGACCATGGGTGGGTGAGCTTTCTTATCAGTCTGCCCTCATTGTCGGTTTTAGGGATTTCAGGAGGTAGGTTCCTGCTCCGGGTAGGGCTAGAGACCTTCCCCTCATTGCCTGGGGGAGAACCTGGCTCCGGGGCGCCGACGGGGGCGGGTGGTAGGGGATGTACGGGTGTGTATATGCAGAGGTATGCCAGGCTCTGCCCCTTAAAGTTTGGGGGCCGGCGGAGGCGGCGCCGTGGCCGGGAGAAAGTGTCTCTCATTTAGGAGGGTTTGCAGGTCCAGAGTAAAGTCACTGAAGAGTGGAAGCGAGGAAGGAACAGGATGATTAGACCTCAGCTGCGGACCGCGGGGCTGGGACGATGCCTCCTGCCggggctgctgctgctcctggtgCCCGTCCTCTGGGCCGGGGCTGAAAAGCTACATACCCAGCCCTCCTGCCCCGCGGTCTGCCAGCCCACGCGCTGCCCCGCGCTGCCCACCTGCGCGCTGGGGACCACGCCGGTGTTCGACCTGTGCCGCTGTTGCCGCGTCTGCCCCGCGGCCGAGCGTGAAGTCTGCGGCGGGGCGCAGGGCCAACCGTGCGCCCCGGGGCTGCAGTGCCTCCAGCCGCTGCGCCCCGGGTTCCCCAGCACCTGCGGTTGCCCGACGCTGGGAGGGGCCGTGTGCGGCAGCGACAGGCGCACCTACCCCAGCATGTGCGCGCTCCGGGCCGAAAACCGCGCCGCGCGCCGCCTGGGCAAGGTCCCGGCCGTGCCTGTGCAGTGGGGGAACTGCGGGGATACAGGTGAGCCGCGGGGGCGCGCGCCCTCGGAACACTTTCTAACTCTGGAGGAGCGTAAAGGAACAAGACCTCACTGAGACCGCACAGTTCGCGCCTGGTCCTCCTGCGTCATTTGCCTCCTGGATTCGACACCTCTGTGttcctgatttcctttcctccttAACAGGGGCTCTTTACCGGCTGCTACGTGGTTTCTCCCTCCCCATGCACCTTTTGAACACTGtcttgcctttaacatttttccaaCTAGGATAGCAGGTCTGGTTCCCTCGAGGCGTACTCTTGAGCCAGTATTTTTTCATAGGGACCAGAAGCGCAGGCCCGCTCAGGAGGAATTACAACTTCATCGCCGCGGTGGTGGAGAAGGTGGCGCCATCGGTGGTTCACGTGCAGCTGTGGGGCAggtaaaggaggaggaggaagacctCCACTGTCCCAGCTAATGGTTTCTGCGT contains:
- the HTRA4 gene encoding serine protease HTRA4 isoform X2 translates to MIRPQLRTAGLGRCLLPGLLLLLVPVLWAGAEKLHTQPSCPAVCQPTRCPALPTCALGTTPVFDLCRCCRVCPAAEREVCGGAQGQPCAPGLQCLQPLRPGFPSTCGCPTLGGAVCGSDRRTYPSMCALRAENRAARRLGKVPAVPVQWGNCGDTGTRSAGPLRRNYNFIAAVVEKVAPSVVHVQLWGRLLHGSRLVPVYSGSGFIVSEDGLIITNAHVVRNQQWIEVVLQNGARYEAVVKDIDLKLDLAVIKIESNAELPVLMLGRSSDLRAGEFVVALGSPFSLQNTATAGIVSTKQRGGKELGMKDSDMDYVQIDATINYGNSGGPLVNLVFSLDLLTCL